A DNA window from Gigantopelta aegis isolate Gae_Host chromosome 4, Gae_host_genome, whole genome shotgun sequence contains the following coding sequences:
- the LOC121370215 gene encoding uncharacterized protein F54H12.2-like, with amino-acid sequence MASYMNKAEVEAHAEELSIFELPRTFTSVEKIYYEDTRPTSQITTENSPVEFNVYGQGIDYIDLQRTKLHVKAKITKADGSILTKDEKVGPVNLWLQSLWSQVDLTLNGKLITTSTNLYPYKSYLKVLLNGTSTAKESSLQSQLYYKDDAQDIDSSDPITGINSGLANRGALCETSHTVDMEGPLYEDFFDIKRYLINGVNLQIKLFRTRPSFSLLAGEDNPDYKVKIEDVYLRICKVRPNTAIITAHAKTLQDTEAKYPFTRSDIKVASIPKGQLSFTWDLGSPFQNKCPNKVVVALISAEAVNGSYTKNPFNFAMYDLDTIALYVNGESLPAQPLHVGNNQYISAYNNLFEGRESIGLDVSREDFSSGYALYQFTLEPYHLKDGYLDLIKRGNLRLDLQFKKALPETVNCLIYSEDNLLLQIDGARNVLYAEP; translated from the coding sequence ATGGCTTCGTATATGAATAAAGCTGAAGTAGAGGCCCATGCCGAAGAATTATCTATTTTTGAACTTCCACGTACATTCACTTCGGTGGAAAAAATCTATTATGAGGACACGAGACCCACATCTCAGATCACCACGGAAAACAGTCCTGTGGAGTTTAACGTGTATGGACAAGGCATCGATTACATCGACCTGCAACGTACCAAACTACACGTGAaagccaaaattaccaaagccGATGGCAGCATCTTGACAAAAGATGAAAAGGTGGGACCCGTCAATCTATGGCTCCAGAGTTTGTGGTCTCAAGTGGACCTGACCCTCAATGGAAAACTCATCACTACCTCGACCAATCTGTATCCATACAAGAGCTATCTTAAAGTGTTGTTGAATGGTACGTCCACAGCTAAGGAATCGTCTCTGCAATCCCAACTGTACTACAAAGATGATGCACAAGACATAGACAGCTCAGATCCTATAACAGGCATCAATTCGGGACTTGCTAACAGAGGTGCTTTATGTGAAACCAGTCACACCGTGGATATGGAAGGACCGCTGTACGAAGACTTTTTCGACATCAAACGTTATCTCATCAATGGCGTCAATCTACAGATCAAACTGTTTCGGACCAGGCCTTCCTTCAGTTTGTTGGCAGGAGAAGATAATCCTGATTACAAAGTCAAGATCGAAGACGTATACCTCAGAATCTGCAAAGTGCGACCCAATACGGCCATCATCACGGCCCATGCCAAAACACTGCAGGACACTGAAGCCAAATATCCTTTCACAAGGAGCGACATCAAAGTGGCCTCCATACCCAAGGGACAACTGAGTTTCACCTGGGATCTGGGATCACCGTTTCAAAATAAATGTCCCAACAAAGTCGTGGTGGCGCTGATCTCTGCCGAAGCAGTGAATGGCAGTTACACCAAAAATCCATTCAATTTTGCCATGTACGATCTGGACACGATTGCCTTGTACGTGAATGGTGAATCCTTACCGGCTCAACCTCTGCACGTAGGCAATAATCAGTACATCTCGGCCTACAACAACTTGTTTGAAGGAAGAGAATCCATAGGACTGGACGTGTCTAGAGAGGATTTCTCAAGTGGATATGCTCTGTATCAATTCACCTTGGAACCTTACCACTTGAAGGACGGATACCTGGATCTTATAAAAAGGGGTAATCTTAGACTGGACTTACAGTTTAAAAAAGCCTTGCCAGAAACGGTCAACTGTTTGATCTACTCGGAAGACAACCTTCTGCTTCAAATCGACGGAGCCAGGAACGTCTTGTATGCAGAACCATGA
- the LOC121370216 gene encoding uncharacterized protein LOC121370216: MSHFGMMTEQEGYLPSGVCLTCTGDNCSHQSRCQHCQQSWCGKQQHVPNYLVAQTACEVCKHEPVTETSKCHACGSRCPCCNKRDKKKNYLKEPCEQTCGCRQVIFQGDGAHIRFCQWLFQDDHKDVTAIAHNNKAYDAYFLLEYMIDQSMYPQKIIYNGSKIMYLQVERGLNIRIIDSLNFLPMKLAAFPKAFGLTELKKGYFPHYFNTLGNQNYRGPFPEPNMYGANYMGSKERSTFLKWHTEQQGMFDFQKEMREYCVSDVAVLREACLKFQALMLEATGEKQIDLDTKAVTYINGIDPFAQYITIASVCMGIFQSKFLKKHQHVKLTDTQEITDWMTVREDGSIKVKPDLWLTEEELRDRGMTIVESETVPSPIAQVPSEGKREELKLKGYKVIEIWEHEFNHLQKSNPELKQFVNSLDLQDRLNPRDSFFGGRTNASTLHYKVKEGEEVKYVDFTSLYPWVNKYCQYPVGHPEIIHKDFKPLDQYFGIAKVKVAPPRKLYHPVLPYRSNGKLKFPLCRTCSDQELQTPCHHSDEERNITGTWCIPEILKAMEKGYQVITVYEVYHWPETTQYNPTTRDGGLFAEYINTFLKLKQEASGWPEWCLTDEDKDQYIRQYRDKEGVQLDKDKITKNPGLRSLAKLCLNSFWGKYGQRLNMKQSAFIHESNADVFFQMLADPTKEVIDFHVLTETILQLEYQHKSTFIPEDLKTNVFLATFTTSWARLKLYSVLEQLDENVLYYDTDSVIFVARPGDYQPPLGDYLGELTDELDGQFITEFVSGGPKNYGYRTNKGSEVCKVRGFSLNYANAQLINFEAIREIVLSPTRDATLTVTNPSKISREKRKRKIYNKVEEKRYKIVYTKRVIQDNLDTLPYGY, from the exons atgtctcatttcgggatGATGACAGAACAG GAAGGTTACCTGCCTAGTGGAGTCTGCCTAACCTGTACAGGAGACAACTGCAGTCATCAGTCTCGGTGTCAACATTGCCAGCAATCGTGGTGTGGCAAACAACAACACGTGCCAAACTACCTGGTGGCACAGACGGCCTGTGAAGTGTGCAAACACGAACCAGTCACAGAAACATCCAAATGTCATGCATGCGGGTCAAGGTGTCCATGCTGTAACAAACGAGACAAGAAGAAGAATTACCTGAAGGAACCATGTGAGCAGACCTGTGGATGTCGTCAAGTCATCTTTCAGGGCGACGGAGCCCACATTCGGTTTTGCCAATGGCTGTTCCAAGACGACCACAAAGATGTCACGGCTATCGCCCATAATAACAAGGCCTACGATGCCTACTTTCTTCTGGAATACATGATTGACCAGTCGATGTATCCACAAAAAATCATTTACAATGGATCAAAAATCATGTACCTGCAAGTGGAGAGAGGACTTAACATCAGGATTATTGACAGTTTGAATTTTCTCCCCATGAAACTGGCTGCTTTCCCCAAGGCATTTGGTTTGACAGAACTGAAGAAGGGATACTTTCCCCATTATTTTAACACCCTAGGAAACCAGAATTATCGTGGACCGTTTCCCGAACCTAACATGTATGGTGCCAATTACATGGGGTCCAAGGAGAGATCAACATTTCTTAAGTGGCATACTGAACAACAGGGAATGTTCGACTTTCAGAAAGAGATGAGGGAATACTGTGTCTCTGACGTCGCTGTTCTCAGAGAAGCCTGCTTAAAATTTCAAGCTCTGATGCTGGAAGCCACTGGTGAAAAACAGATCGACCTCGATACCAAAGCGGTCACCTACATCAATGGCATCGATCCGTTTGCCCAGTACATCACCATTGCCTCGGTATGTATGGGCATCTTTCAGAGCAAATTTCTCAAGAAACATCAGCATGTCAAACTTACAGACACCCAGGAAATCACAGACTGGATGACGGTCAGAGAGGATGGATCCATCAAGGTGAAACCTGATTTATGGCTGACGGAAGAAGAGTTGAGAGATCGTGGGATGACCATCGTCGAGTCTGAAACTGTACCCAGTCCTATAGCTCAAGTGCCAAGTGAGGG AAAGAGAGAAGAACTGAAACTGAAAGGATACAAAGTCATCGAAATCTGGGAACACGAGTTTAACCATCTTCAGAAATCCAACCCAGAGCTGAAGCAGTTTGTGAACTCTTTGGATCTTCAAGACCGGTTAAATCCCAGAGATTCATTCTTTGGAGGAAGAACGAATGCCAGCACGTTACACTATAAAGTCAAAGAAGGGGAAGAAGTCAAGTACGTGGATTTCACATCTCTGTATCCGTGGGTCAACAAATATTGCCAGTATCCCGTAGGACATCCTGAAATCATACACAAGGATTTCAAGCCACTGGATCAATACTTTGGAATCGCCAAGGTGAAAGTTGCCCCTCCTAGAAAACTCTACCATCCTGTTCTGCCTTACCGTTCCAATGGAAAACTCAAATTTCCTTTGTGCAGAACCTGTTCGGATCAGGAACTACAAACACCATGCCATCATTCGGATGAAGAGAGGAACATCACTGGAACCTGGTGCATACCAGAAATTCTTAAAGCCATGGAAAAGGGGTACCAAGTCATCACAGTGTACGAGGTCTACCACTGGCCTGAAACAACCCAGTACAATCCAACGACACGTGACGGTGGTCTCTTTGCCGAGTACATCAACACCTTTCTCAAGCTAAAACAAGAAGCCAGTGGATGGCCCGAATGGTGTTTGACAGATGAAGATAAAGACCAATACATCAGGCAATACAGAGACAAAGAGGGCGTACAGCTGGATAAAGATAAAATCACAAAGAATCCGGGACTTCGTTCACTGGCCAAGCTGTGTCTGAACAGTTTCTGGGGGAAGTATGGTCAACGTTTGAACATGAAACAGTCTGCCTTCATCCACGAAAGCAATGCAGACGTTTTCTTCCAGATGTTGGCAGATCCCACCAAAGAAGTTATCGATTTCCACGTGTTGACAGAAACCATTTTGCAGCTCGAATACCAACACAAATCCACCTTCATCCCAGAAGATTTAAAAACCAACGTTTTTCTGGCGACCTTTACCACTTCCTGGGCGAGATTGAAGTTATACAGTGTGTTGGAACAGCTGGACGAAAATGTGTTGTACTACGACACGGACTCGGTCATTTTCGTGGCAAGGCCTGGAGACTATCAGCCCCCTCTGGGAGATTATCTTGGTGAATTGACTGACGAATTGGATGGTCAGTTCATCACCGAATTTGTCAGTGGAGGTCCCAAAAATTATGGCTACAGAACCAATAAAGGCTCAGAAGTGTGCAAGGTGCGAGGTTTTTCCTTAAACTATGCCAATGCACAGCTCATCAACTTTGAAGCTATCCGCGAGATAGTTTTGTCACCCACCAGAGATGCTACCCTGACCGTGACGAACCCATCCAAAATTTCAAGAGAAAAAAGGAAGAGAAAAATTTACAACAAAGTGGAAGAGAAAAGGTACAAGATAGTGTACACCAAGCGTGTCATTCAAGACAATTTGGACACTCTTCCTTATGGCTATTAA